One stretch of Lysobacter sp. TY2-98 DNA includes these proteins:
- a CDS encoding HIT family protein translates to MSDWSLHPQLTADTRLVVTLPLCDVRLMDDANYPWLILVPRVTGARELIDLADTDRHQLADEIDTASRALRSAFRPHKLNVAALGNVVAQLHVHVIARFEDDPAWPAPVWGRVAARPHTPDELATRLKRLRGALHD, encoded by the coding sequence GTGAGCGACTGGTCGCTGCATCCGCAGCTCACGGCGGACACGCGCCTCGTCGTCACCCTGCCGCTGTGCGACGTGCGACTGATGGACGACGCCAACTACCCGTGGCTCATCCTGGTGCCGCGCGTGACCGGCGCGCGCGAGCTGATCGATCTGGCCGATACCGATCGCCATCAGCTCGCGGACGAGATCGACACCGCGTCGCGCGCACTGCGCAGCGCGTTCCGCCCACACAAGCTCAATGTGGCTGCGTTGGGCAATGTCGTCGCGCAGTTGCACGTGCACGTGATTGCGCGTTTCGAGGACGATCCGGCGTGGCCCGCCCCGGTCTGGGGCCGCGTAGCCGCGCGCCCGCATACGCCGGACGAGCTGGCAACGCGCCTAAAGCGCCTGCGGGGCGCACTGCACGACTGA
- the prmB gene encoding 50S ribosomal protein L3 N(5)-glutamine methyltransferase: protein MDAGLPTFQQVSIIDLIRYGGSLFNASGLTFGHSYDNALDESTQLVLHALHMPHDLSPVYGASRVTDEEARRVMELFRRRIDERVPAAYLTGEAWFAGLSFKSDRRALVPRSPIAELIIAGFEPWLGERDVDRVLDLCTGSGCIAIATAHYHPNWEVVGIDISDEALTLAEENKDRLQVPNVSFVKSNLFDGLQGEMFDLIVTNPPYVTNEETDALPREYSYEPELGLRAGDDGLDLALRIMRDAPDHLSENGLLICEVGEAERALVELLPELPMAWVEFKVGQMGIFVVERSDLVEHHARIRELADARA from the coding sequence ATGGACGCGGGCCTTCCGACCTTCCAGCAGGTCTCGATCATCGACCTGATCCGCTACGGCGGTTCGCTCTTCAATGCGTCCGGCCTGACGTTCGGCCACAGCTACGACAACGCGCTCGACGAATCGACCCAGCTCGTCCTGCACGCGCTGCACATGCCGCACGACCTCAGCCCGGTGTACGGCGCGTCGCGCGTCACCGACGAGGAAGCGCGCCGCGTGATGGAACTCTTCCGCCGCCGCATCGACGAGCGCGTGCCCGCCGCGTATCTCACGGGCGAAGCGTGGTTCGCCGGCCTGTCGTTCAAGTCCGACCGCCGCGCGCTGGTGCCGCGCTCGCCGATCGCCGAACTCATCATCGCCGGCTTCGAGCCGTGGCTGGGTGAGCGCGACGTCGACCGCGTACTCGATCTCTGCACGGGCTCGGGCTGCATCGCGATCGCGACCGCGCACTACCACCCGAACTGGGAGGTGGTCGGCATCGACATCAGCGACGAGGCGCTGACGCTTGCCGAAGAGAACAAGGACCGCCTGCAGGTTCCGAACGTTTCCTTCGTGAAGTCGAACCTGTTCGACGGCCTGCAGGGCGAGATGTTCGACCTGATCGTCACCAATCCGCCGTACGTCACCAACGAGGAGACCGACGCGCTGCCGCGCGAGTACTCGTACGAGCCGGAACTTGGCCTGCGCGCCGGCGACGACGGTTTGGATCTCGCGCTGCGCATCATGCGCGACGCGCCGGACCATCTCTCCGAGAACGGCCTGCTGATCTGCGAAGTCGGCGAGGCCGAGCGCGCGCTGGTCGAGCTGCTGCCGGAACTGCCGATGGCGTGGGTCGAGTTCAAGGTCGGGCAGATGGGCATTTTCGTGGTCGAGCGCTCGGACCTCGTCGAGCACCACGCGCGCATCCGCGAACTCGCCGACGCACGCGCCTGA
- a CDS encoding dienelactone hydrolase family protein — protein MGTWQELETPQGPVRTWHSAPAQEPVGGVVVIQEIFGVNGHIRDVAERFAAEGFEVAAPSLFDPVERGVELDYDADGIARGRELVGKLGFDNAISIVGAAADWLRGRGRTVGAVGFCWGGSVALLANTRLALPAVSYYGARSMPFLDEPLRAPMMFHFGARDHSIPPEDVETHRHKHPLAEVYVYDAGHGFNCDRRADYDASAAAQAWSRTIRFFKDALA, from the coding sequence ATGGGCACGTGGCAGGAACTCGAAACTCCCCAGGGTCCGGTGCGCACCTGGCATTCCGCGCCCGCGCAGGAGCCGGTGGGCGGGGTCGTGGTGATCCAGGAAATCTTCGGGGTCAACGGCCATATCCGCGATGTCGCGGAGCGGTTCGCCGCGGAAGGCTTCGAAGTCGCCGCGCCGTCGCTGTTCGACCCGGTCGAACGCGGCGTCGAACTGGACTACGACGCCGACGGCATCGCGCGCGGGCGCGAGCTGGTCGGCAAACTCGGTTTCGACAACGCGATCTCGATCGTGGGCGCGGCGGCGGATTGGCTGCGCGGACGCGGACGTACCGTCGGTGCGGTCGGCTTCTGCTGGGGCGGCAGCGTCGCTCTGCTGGCGAACACGCGCCTCGCACTGCCCGCGGTGAGCTACTACGGCGCGCGCTCGATGCCCTTCCTCGACGAACCGCTGCGCGCCCCGATGATGTTCCATTTCGGCGCGCGAGATCACAGCATTCCGCCCGAAGACGTCGAAACGCATCGTCACAAGCATCCGCTGGCCGAGGTCTACGTCTACGACGCCGGCCATGGCTTCAACTGCGACCGCCGCGCCGACTACGACGCGAGCGCGGCCGCGCAGGCATGGTCACGCACGATCCGCTTCTTCAAGGACGCGCTGGCGTGA
- the pxpB gene encoding 5-oxoprolinase subunit PxpB — protein sequence MDWRIGRLGDAALLIEFDGGIDAATNARVHALANAMTERRVAWIAEVVPAYASVAIHVNEDAFDRVADPLADAEHRLHGLLRDIATAPPRDRTPRCVEIPVHYGGEHGPDLHRVADSAGLTVEDAVARHAAGDYTVAMLGFAPGFPYLLGLDPQLSTPRLDSPRTRVPAGSVAIGGAQTGLYPHGGPGGWNLIGRTDLVLFDARRDPPALLMPGDHVRFVAVSGA from the coding sequence ATGGACTGGCGCATCGGCCGCTTGGGCGATGCCGCCCTGCTGATCGAATTCGACGGCGGCATCGACGCTGCGACGAACGCGCGCGTGCACGCACTTGCGAACGCGATGACCGAGCGGCGCGTCGCCTGGATCGCCGAGGTGGTGCCCGCCTACGCAAGCGTCGCGATACATGTGAACGAGGATGCGTTCGATCGCGTCGCGGATCCACTCGCCGACGCCGAGCACCGTTTGCATGGACTGCTGCGCGACATCGCCACTGCGCCGCCCCGAGACCGCACACCCCGTTGCGTCGAAATACCGGTGCACTACGGTGGCGAACACGGCCCCGACCTGCACCGTGTCGCGGACAGCGCGGGCCTGACGGTCGAAGACGCCGTCGCGCGCCACGCGGCCGGCGACTACACCGTCGCGATGCTCGGCTTCGCCCCCGGCTTTCCGTATCTGCTGGGTCTCGATCCACAACTCTCGACGCCGCGCCTGGACAGCCCACGCACGCGGGTACCTGCAGGCAGCGTCGCCATCGGCGGTGCGCAGACCGGCCTGTATCCGCACGGCGGACCGGGCGGCTGGAACCTGATCGGTCGCACCGACCTCGTGCTGTTCGATGCCCGGCGCGATCCACCCGCGTTGCTCATGCCCGGCGATCACGTGCGCTTCGTGGCGGTGAGCGGCGCATGA
- a CDS encoding helicase HerA-like domain-containing protein, with product MTLSILLGKTAPPELQPLELPARIGNRHGLVAGATGTGKTVSLMTLAEGFSRIGVPVFMADVKGDVAGIAMAGTPNERLQSRLSTLGITDHTPEANPVIFWDLFGTSGHPVRATISEVGPILLARMLELNDTQSGVLDIAFKLADDQGLLLLDLEDLRAVLGHLAEERKSISTQYGLVSAQSIAAIQRSLLRLESDGGHQFFGEPALELADLMRTTPDGRGVIGVLAADSLVLKPRIYSTFLLWLLSELFEQLPEIGDVDKPKLVFIFDEAHLLFDDATPALQQRVEQVVRLIRSKGVGVYFCSQFPDDVPGEILGQLGNRVQHALRAFTPRDQKAVRVAAETFVPNPKIDVEAALTQLAIGEALVSVLSAEGVPSPVQRVLIAPPRSRIGPITPAERQQLRATSPVGSKYDQPLDRDSAAETLARRAESPSPAASSPAPVDAPRPPAPPRASNRQGIVETMAKQAARTVGSQIGRQIVRGLLGSLLGGRGRKSW from the coding sequence ATGACGCTTTCGATCCTGCTCGGCAAGACCGCACCGCCCGAACTGCAGCCCCTCGAACTTCCCGCCCGCATCGGCAATCGCCACGGCCTCGTCGCCGGCGCCACGGGCACCGGCAAGACGGTGTCGCTGATGACGCTCGCCGAGGGCTTCTCGCGCATCGGCGTTCCGGTGTTCATGGCGGACGTGAAGGGCGACGTCGCCGGCATCGCGATGGCCGGTACCCCGAACGAGCGGCTGCAGTCGCGGTTGAGCACGCTCGGTATCACCGACCACACGCCCGAAGCGAACCCGGTCATCTTCTGGGATCTGTTCGGCACGTCGGGCCATCCGGTGCGCGCGACGATCTCGGAAGTCGGCCCCATCCTGCTCGCGCGCATGCTTGAGCTCAACGACACGCAATCGGGCGTGCTCGACATCGCGTTCAAGCTGGCCGACGACCAGGGCCTGCTGCTGCTCGACCTCGAGGATCTGCGCGCCGTGCTCGGCCACCTCGCCGAGGAGCGCAAGTCGATCTCGACGCAGTACGGCCTGGTGAGTGCGCAGTCGATCGCGGCGATCCAGCGGTCACTGCTGCGTCTCGAGTCCGATGGCGGCCATCAGTTCTTCGGCGAGCCCGCGCTGGAACTCGCCGATCTGATGCGCACCACGCCCGACGGCCGCGGCGTCATCGGCGTACTGGCTGCGGACAGCCTGGTCCTGAAGCCCCGCATCTATTCGACGTTCCTGCTGTGGCTGCTCTCGGAACTCTTCGAGCAGCTGCCGGAAATCGGCGACGTCGACAAACCCAAACTCGTCTTCATCTTCGACGAGGCGCATCTGCTGTTCGACGATGCGACGCCGGCGCTGCAACAGCGTGTCGAACAGGTCGTACGCCTGATCCGTTCGAAGGGCGTCGGCGTCTATTTCTGTTCGCAGTTTCCCGACGACGTGCCCGGCGAGATCCTCGGCCAGCTCGGCAATCGCGTGCAGCACGCGCTGCGTGCCTTCACGCCGCGCGACCAGAAAGCGGTGCGCGTCGCCGCGGAAACCTTCGTGCCGAATCCGAAGATCGATGTCGAAGCCGCGCTGACGCAGCTCGCCATCGGCGAAGCGCTGGTGTCGGTGCTGTCGGCCGAAGGCGTGCCGTCGCCCGTGCAGCGCGTGCTGATTGCGCCGCCGCGGTCGCGCATCGGGCCAATCACACCGGCCGAGCGGCAGCAACTGCGGGCGACGAGCCCGGTCGGCAGCAAGTACGACCAGCCGCTCGATCGCGATTCGGCAGCGGAGACGCTGGCGCGTCGCGCGGAGTCCCCGTCGCCCGCTGCATCGTCGCCGGCGCCTGTCGATGCGCCGCGTCCGCCGGCCCCGCCGCGGGCGTCGAACCGTCAGGGCATCGTCGAGACCATGGCCAAGCAGGCGGCACGCACCGTGGGCAGCCAGATCGGCCGGCAGATCGTGCGCGGCTTGCTCGGCAGCCTGCTCGGCGGGCGCGGACGCAAGAGCTGGTGA
- the rimO gene encoding 30S ribosomal protein S12 methylthiotransferase RimO gives MSTQNPVRNPKVGFVSLGCPKALVDSERILTQLRVEGYDLVQTYDDADVVVVNTCGFIDSAVAESLDAIGEALAENGKVIVTGCLGKRADVIREAHPDVLAISGPADYSSVMSAVHAALPQPRNPFIDLLPSIRDDVGIKLTPKHYAYLKISEGCNHRCSFCIIPSMRGDLVSRPVDDVLREAEKLVMGGVRELLVVSQDTSAYGVDVRYAEREWRGRAYQTRMKSLCEGLSQLGVWSRLHYVYPYPHVDDVIPLMAEGKVLPYLDIPFQHASPRVLRLMKRPGAVEKTLERVQNWRRICPDLTLRSTFIVGFPGETEAEFEELLDFLDEAQLDRVGAFAYSPVEGAAANELPDPVPEEVKQERLARFMERQAEISAARLEAKVGTVQKCLVDLVDGELAIARSKADAPEIDGVVQIQNGGEMGLKPGQFVDVEIMGSDEHDLFGEALETETPTLTPLPVRA, from the coding sequence ATGTCCACCCAGAATCCCGTCCGGAACCCCAAGGTGGGTTTCGTCAGCCTCGGCTGCCCGAAGGCCCTCGTCGACTCCGAACGCATCCTCACGCAGCTGCGCGTCGAGGGCTATGACCTCGTGCAGACGTACGACGACGCCGACGTCGTCGTCGTCAACACCTGCGGCTTCATCGACAGCGCGGTCGCGGAGTCGCTCGATGCGATCGGCGAAGCGCTGGCGGAAAACGGCAAGGTGATCGTCACCGGCTGCCTCGGCAAGCGCGCGGACGTGATCCGCGAAGCGCACCCGGACGTGCTGGCCATCAGCGGGCCCGCAGACTATTCGAGCGTGATGTCCGCGGTGCACGCCGCTCTGCCGCAGCCGCGCAATCCCTTCATCGACCTGCTGCCTTCCATACGCGACGACGTCGGCATCAAGCTCACGCCGAAGCACTACGCGTACCTGAAGATTTCCGAAGGCTGCAACCACCGCTGCAGCTTCTGCATCATCCCGTCGATGCGCGGCGACCTGGTGTCGCGTCCGGTCGACGACGTGCTGCGTGAGGCCGAAAAGCTCGTCATGGGCGGTGTGCGCGAACTGCTTGTCGTGTCCCAGGACACCAGCGCCTACGGCGTCGACGTGCGCTACGCCGAGCGCGAATGGCGCGGCCGCGCGTACCAGACGCGCATGAAGTCGCTGTGCGAAGGCCTGTCGCAGCTCGGCGTGTGGTCGCGCCTGCATTACGTTTACCCGTATCCGCACGTCGACGACGTCATTCCGCTGATGGCGGAAGGCAAAGTGCTGCCGTACCTCGATATTCCGTTCCAGCACGCCAGTCCGCGCGTGCTGCGGCTGATGAAGCGCCCGGGCGCGGTCGAGAAGACACTGGAGCGCGTGCAGAACTGGCGTCGCATCTGCCCGGACTTGACGCTGCGCAGCACCTTCATCGTCGGCTTCCCGGGTGAAACCGAGGCGGAGTTCGAAGAGCTGCTCGATTTCCTCGACGAGGCACAGCTCGATCGCGTCGGCGCGTTCGCGTATTCGCCGGTCGAAGGCGCGGCAGCGAACGAGCTGCCGGATCCGGTGCCGGAGGAAGTGAAGCAGGAGCGCCTCGCGCGCTTCATGGAGCGTCAGGCGGAGATTTCCGCGGCGCGCCTCGAAGCCAAGGTCGGCACGGTGCAGAAGTGCCTGGTCGACCTGGTCGACGGCGAGCTCGCGATCGCGCGGTCGAAGGCCGATGCGCCGGAAATCGACGGCGTCGTGCAGATCCAGAACGGCGGTGAGATGGGCCTGAAGCCGGGCCAGTTCGTCGACGTCGAGATCATGGGCAGCGACGAGCACGACCTGTTCGGCGAGGCACTCGAGACCGAGACCCCGACGCTGACGCCGCTCCCCGTCCGGGCGTAG
- the asd gene encoding archaetidylserine decarboxylase (Phosphatidylserine decarboxylase is synthesized as a single chain precursor. Generation of the pyruvoyl active site from a Ser is coupled to cleavage of a Gly-Ser bond between the larger (beta) and smaller (alpha chains). It is an integral membrane protein.) has protein sequence MSLVTRLTYALPHRFLSSLARSLAYSKHPRVSQWLIDTVTRKFGVDLQEAAISNPRSYESFNAFFTRALRPGAREAHRDDNAILMPADGRISQCGPIRNGEIFQAKGRSFTAAELLASEDDAKPFADGVFATVYLSPRDYHRVHMPWTGTLTRTVHVPGRLFSVGPAAVRLVPRLFARNERLVCHFDTDFGPMCVVMVGALLVSGVETVWSGVEIPQYGHIVTEKRYDGAGITLERFAEMARFNYGSTVIVLLPAGVATLDPSLHAESPVRLGERLATLHR, from the coding sequence ATGAGCCTGGTTACCCGCCTTACGTACGCCCTGCCCCATCGTTTCCTGTCGTCGCTGGCGCGATCGCTGGCGTATTCGAAGCATCCGCGTGTCAGCCAGTGGCTGATCGACACGGTGACGCGCAAGTTCGGCGTCGACCTGCAGGAAGCTGCGATCTCGAATCCGCGCTCGTACGAGTCCTTCAATGCGTTCTTCACTCGCGCGCTGCGACCCGGCGCACGCGAAGCGCATCGCGATGACAACGCCATCCTCATGCCCGCCGATGGCCGCATCAGCCAGTGCGGCCCGATCCGCAACGGCGAGATCTTCCAGGCCAAGGGCCGCAGCTTCACCGCCGCCGAACTGCTCGCGAGCGAGGACGATGCAAAGCCCTTCGCGGATGGCGTGTTCGCCACGGTCTACCTCTCGCCGCGCGACTACCACCGCGTGCACATGCCGTGGACCGGCACGCTGACGCGCACCGTGCACGTGCCGGGTCGCCTGTTCAGTGTCGGACCCGCCGCTGTGCGGCTCGTGCCGCGCCTGTTCGCGCGCAACGAGCGCCTGGTCTGCCATTTCGACACGGACTTCGGGCCGATGTGCGTGGTGATGGTCGGCGCGCTGCTCGTTTCGGGCGTCGAAACGGTGTGGAGCGGTGTCGAGATCCCGCAGTACGGCCACATCGTCACCGAGAAGCGCTACGACGGCGCCGGCATCACGCTGGAGCGTTTCGCTGAAATGGCCCGGTTCAATTACGGCTCGACGGTGATCGTGCTGCTGCCCGCGGGCGTCGCCACGCTGGACCCCTCCCTGCACGCCGAGTCGCCGGTGCGTCTGGGCGAACGCCTCGCCACGCTGCACCGTTAG
- a CDS encoding transglycosylase SLT domain-containing protein — MPMSLPLRHRLSLACAAVLLLAPTLLLAAKRETANVEELNSRMQAAESRFTKASIGVRNDDPGAQAESDAALQDMEDVMNACIRLRGCPVNTFLASYNRLLKQAVDTDADDGDDEPAADSIGHEGVAANVPEAARAAALLSEDHRFDRMVEYNPAVQQAIRRWLTDMRGSLISSYENYQALRYVMWPEYERRGLPEALLFGIMAKESNGKVHATSRTGAAGLMQFMPATGRRFGLGDDGTGFDTRYDARSAAQASAEYLNERMGQLNRNIELALAAYNGGEGRALRVYQGTGAKSFWDESVYNQFPAETRDYVPMVIGASWLFMHPKEYGLTFPKVSAKPAPLRLTQPASIYQLTVCLGNKGVHDGYMRTLRNLNPRYQPETFLPTGTVLNANTKIVGAYNRWCTSGARADLARTLVLSDPSRAIVRTGPLQTIPSDDADGDGVPSGAVPAGPSASTSPVVAPAPVAAKPTPARDERRSAKADDAEADKPGRKAKAPRSYRVQTGESLSTIARKFGCDVDDLAKANGIKHSNALKRGQALKLPSCEG; from the coding sequence ATGCCGATGTCACTCCCGCTGCGCCACCGCCTGTCGCTCGCCTGCGCTGCTGTACTGCTGCTTGCGCCCACGCTCCTTCTCGCCGCCAAGCGCGAGACCGCGAACGTCGAGGAACTCAATAGCCGCATGCAGGCCGCGGAGAGCCGTTTCACCAAGGCGTCGATCGGCGTTCGCAACGACGACCCGGGCGCACAGGCCGAAAGTGATGCCGCGCTGCAGGACATGGAGGACGTGATGAACGCCTGCATCCGCCTGCGCGGCTGCCCGGTCAATACGTTTCTCGCGAGCTACAACCGGCTGCTGAAGCAGGCCGTCGACACCGATGCCGACGATGGGGACGACGAGCCCGCAGCCGACTCCATCGGCCACGAGGGCGTCGCCGCCAATGTGCCGGAGGCCGCGCGCGCCGCGGCGCTGCTGTCGGAGGACCACCGCTTCGATCGCATGGTCGAGTACAACCCGGCCGTGCAGCAGGCGATCCGCCGCTGGCTCACCGACATGCGCGGCTCGCTGATCTCGAGCTACGAGAACTACCAGGCGCTGCGCTACGTGATGTGGCCGGAGTACGAGCGTCGCGGCCTGCCGGAAGCGCTGCTGTTCGGCATCATGGCCAAGGAGTCCAACGGCAAGGTGCACGCGACGTCGCGCACCGGCGCTGCGGGTCTCATGCAGTTCATGCCGGCGACGGGTCGTCGCTTCGGCCTGGGCGACGACGGCACCGGCTTCGACACGCGCTACGACGCGCGCTCTGCCGCACAGGCCAGCGCCGAATACCTCAACGAACGCATGGGCCAGCTCAATCGCAACATCGAGCTTGCGCTTGCTGCCTACAACGGTGGCGAGGGCCGTGCGCTGCGGGTCTACCAGGGCACCGGCGCGAAGTCGTTCTGGGACGAGAGCGTCTACAACCAGTTCCCGGCGGAAACGCGCGATTACGTCCCGATGGTGATCGGCGCGTCGTGGCTGTTCATGCACCCCAAGGAGTACGGCCTGACCTTCCCGAAGGTGTCGGCCAAACCCGCGCCGTTGCGCCTGACGCAGCCGGCATCGATCTACCAGCTCACCGTCTGCCTCGGCAACAAGGGCGTGCACGACGGCTACATGCGCACGCTGCGCAACCTCAATCCGCGCTACCAGCCCGAAACGTTCCTGCCGACCGGCACAGTGCTCAACGCGAACACGAAGATCGTCGGTGCGTACAACCGCTGGTGCACGAGCGGTGCGCGTGCCGACCTCGCGCGCACGCTGGTACTGAGCGATCCGAGCCGCGCGATCGTGCGCACGGGGCCGTTGCAGACGATTCCGTCCGACGACGCTGACGGCGATGGCGTGCCGTCCGGCGCGGTTCCGGCGGGTCCGTCCGCTTCGACGTCGCCAGTGGTCGCGCCTGCGCCGGTCGCCGCCAAGCCGACCCCGGCGCGCGACGAACGCCGCAGCGCGAAAGCGGACGACGCCGAGGCGGACAAGCCGGGCAGGAAGGCGAAGGCGCCGCGCAGCTATCGCGTGCAGACGGGGGAATCGCTGTCGACCATTGCGCGCAAGTTCGGTTGCGACGTCGATGATCTCGCGAAGGCGAACGGCATCAAGCACTCGAACGCGCTCAAGCGTGGCCAGGCGTTGAAGCTGCCGAGTTGCGAGGGCTGA
- a CDS encoding SCO family protein: MFNRTTLLVLVAALAAGLGLVAARHVFTPAASDAPAMKTVHLIAPREIPAFTLRQSDGTPLVPGELKGHWTLVFLGFTHCPDVCPTTLAEMAKAQKQWEALPETTRPRLLFVSVDPDRDTPDRVGEYAHAFHRDTLAATADVPTLERFARSIGLVFEKMPPADGAPADAYAVDHSATMVAIDPEGRMAGLVQPPLDPAAIAADLTTLTKTMR; the protein is encoded by the coding sequence ATGTTCAATCGGACGACGCTGCTCGTTCTCGTCGCCGCGCTCGCCGCGGGCCTCGGCCTCGTCGCCGCGCGCCATGTGTTCACGCCCGCGGCGAGCGACGCCCCGGCCATGAAGACCGTGCACCTGATCGCCCCGCGCGAGATCCCCGCGTTCACGCTACGCCAGTCCGACGGCACGCCGCTGGTGCCGGGTGAGCTCAAGGGGCACTGGACGCTCGTATTCCTCGGCTTCACCCACTGCCCCGACGTCTGCCCGACCACGCTCGCGGAGATGGCGAAGGCGCAGAAGCAGTGGGAGGCGCTGCCGGAGACCACCCGCCCGCGCCTGCTGTTCGTATCGGTCGACCCCGACCGCGACACGCCGGATCGTGTCGGCGAATACGCGCACGCCTTCCACCGCGACACCCTCGCCGCCACCGCGGACGTGCCGACGCTGGAGCGTTTCGCCCGTTCCATCGGCCTCGTGTTCGAGAAGATGCCGCCGGCCGACGGCGCGCCTGCCGACGCTTATGCCGTCGATCACAGCGCGACGATGGTCGCCATCGATCCTGAAGGCCGCATGGCGGGCCTGGTGCAGCCGCCGCTCGACCCCGCCGCGATCGCCGCGGACCTCACGACTTTGACGAAGACGATGCGATGA
- the aroC gene encoding chorismate synthase, producing MNSFGHLLRVTTFGESHGPAIGCVVDGCPPGLPIAVEDFARDLERRATGRSRHTSQRRETDEVEILSGMYEGVTTGTPIALLIRNTDARSKDYASIAQQFRPGHADYTYQSKYGVRDPRGGGRSSARETTMRVAAGVIAKKWLAQTFDVEVRGYLSQLGEIRSSRPDVPDWSDVESNPFFWPDVAQVAELEAYMDALRKSGDSVGARVEVVATGVPVGWGEPIYGKLDAELASALMSINAVKGVEIGDGFDAVAMHGSQHRDAMRPGPHGLPDFESNHAGGILGGISTGQAVRCSVAFKPTSSLRLPVDSVDVDGHAAEVVTTGRHDPCVGIRATPICEAMVALVLMDQALRHRAQCGDVKKR from the coding sequence ATGAACTCCTTCGGCCACCTGCTGCGCGTCACGACCTTCGGCGAAAGCCACGGTCCGGCGATCGGCTGCGTGGTCGACGGCTGCCCGCCGGGGCTGCCGATCGCGGTGGAGGATTTCGCGCGCGATCTCGAGCGTCGCGCGACGGGCCGCAGTCGACACACGTCGCAGCGTCGCGAAACCGATGAGGTCGAAATCCTCAGCGGCATGTACGAAGGCGTGACCACGGGCACGCCGATCGCGTTGCTGATCCGCAACACGGATGCGCGCAGCAAGGACTACGCGTCGATCGCGCAGCAGTTCCGTCCGGGCCATGCCGACTACACGTACCAGTCAAAGTACGGTGTCCGCGATCCGCGCGGCGGCGGCCGGTCGAGCGCGCGCGAGACGACGATGCGGGTGGCGGCCGGCGTGATCGCGAAGAAGTGGCTCGCGCAGACGTTCGACGTCGAGGTGCGCGGCTACCTGTCGCAGCTCGGCGAAATCCGCTCGTCACGCCCCGACGTTCCGGACTGGAGCGACGTCGAATCCAATCCGTTCTTCTGGCCCGACGTCGCGCAGGTCGCGGAGCTCGAGGCCTACATGGACGCGCTGCGCAAGTCGGGCGATTCCGTGGGCGCGCGCGTGGAAGTCGTCGCGACCGGCGTGCCGGTGGGTTGGGGCGAACCGATCTACGGCAAGCTCGACGCCGAGCTCGCGTCGGCGCTGATGAGCATCAACGCGGTGAAGGGCGTGGAGATCGGCGATGGCTTCGACGCCGTCGCGATGCACGGCTCGCAGCATCGCGATGCGATGCGTCCCGGTCCGCACGGTCTTCCCGATTTCGAGAGCAACCACGCCGGCGGCATTCTCGGCGGCATCAGCACGGGACAGGCAGTGCGCTGCTCCGTCGCGTTCAAGCCCACGTCGAGCCTGCGCCTGCCGGTCGACAGCGTGGACGTCGACGGTCATGCGGCGGAAGTGGTGACGACCGGTCGCCACGATCCCTGCGTCGGCATCCGCGCGACGCCGATCTGCGAAGCGATGGTCGCGCTCGTATTGATGGATCAGGCGCTGCGCCATCGCGCGCAATGCGGCGACGTGAAAAAACGATAG
- the greB gene encoding transcription elongation factor GreB: MGRWRPPAEHSTALITRDGFERMKAELDDLWRVRRPEIVRALSAAAAEGDRSENAEYIYRKKQLGELDRRVRYLSKRVPALKVIESAPADRDAIFFGATVELEDTATGESLCYRIVGPDEAEPSKGDISIDSPVARALLKKRVDDEVEVQLPIGPRRVAVVDVRYPG, from the coding sequence GTGGGCCGCTGGCGTCCCCCTGCCGAACACAGCACCGCGCTGATCACGCGCGACGGCTTCGAGCGCATGAAGGCCGAGCTCGACGATCTCTGGCGCGTGCGGCGGCCGGAAATCGTGCGCGCACTTTCAGCCGCCGCCGCGGAAGGCGATCGCTCGGAAAACGCCGAATACATCTATCGCAAGAAGCAGCTGGGCGAACTCGATCGCCGGGTACGCTATCTCAGCAAGCGCGTGCCCGCGCTCAAGGTGATCGAGTCCGCGCCGGCCGATCGCGATGCGATCTTCTTCGGCGCGACAGTGGAGCTCGAGGACACCGCGACCGGCGAATCGCTGTGCTACCGCATCGTCGGCCCGGACGAAGCGGAGCCGTCGAAGGGCGACATCAGCATCGATTCGCCCGTCGCCCGCGCGCTGCTGAAAAAGCGCGTCGATGATGAAGTCGAAGTGCAGCTCCCCATTGGACCGCGACGTGTCGCCGTGGTCGACGTCCGCTATCCCGGCTGA